In Capsicum annuum cultivar UCD-10X-F1 chromosome 8, UCD10Xv1.1, whole genome shotgun sequence, the genomic window CGTAGCAGCAGTTCCATTGTGCGCTAAAACTAATCTTTTACCACAATTTTAGCGACTTAAATACATGTCAACCCGTTATTCGATTCTGTGCTCGTCAATTTCATATTTACTTATTTTAGTGTGAATTATTAGCGTATAGTAATTGGTACTATTGGTCGTggatatttttcaaaaccaataaCTTTACGatgaagttttaattaatgtcttGAGCTTTACCAATACCTtggtgaaaaaataaatttagtttcTCTCTGATTAAGCAACATTGACCCTTATTTTTAGACCGACAGAGAGTGTTTAAGCAGTTAGCATTAGGAAAAGCTGGATGTCATACTTTTGGGCTTCCTTTGATAATAGAGGCAATAAATCTTAAAAAGTCTTCTAAACTAGTCCCGTTTTATCAGTTTAATGCTTAAATTATGAGGTATTATTGTTACCCTTGAACGATATCCAGGAAGTGGCATTTAGGGTGATCATACAAGAAGCTCTATGTAGAGGAGCGAGGGCATCTGAAGCCGAAGCTAGCAATGAAACTGACTCAACTAAACTACCAGCAATGAAGTTTGCTGACATTACGTAGATAGGTTAGTTTAATAGGTACGACAAAACAATTTGATGTTTTTTATAGTTGTTGTAGTAGCTAGGACCGCATATACTTACCCTCTCCAAATCCTATTTTGTGAAAGTACGTTGGGTATGATGTTATAATTATAGCTACTTAACATTAGTGTGCAAGATTTGTCCTTAGAACTTCTAATAAGAAGATAAACTGAAACATCTCATAATTAAGTTTGAGATTGTAATTATACTCTAAAAGACATAAAATTATCCAAAAGTATTACTTCGAACGAACTCTTATCTCCCATATACTTtacaaaatctttaattttgccAAAAATCAGGAAGCTGAGAAGAAAGATGAGCCATCCATTGTTCACTTTCAAATTCGCCTTCTTCTTCTCCCTTTCTCTCGCTACTTCATACACTGTCACTTCCACATCCACATTCTCCTCCTTCCGCAAACTCAAACTACCTTCCTCCTCCCCCGTACCCAAGGCATGCGCCGCCGATTTGCTCGCTCTTTTGGGCCCACCTCAACAAGCTTCGGCTGTGAACTCTCAAGAGGCCCGCCAGCTTCGTTCTTGCTTCAAATTCCTCGTTCCTCTTACGCCGAGTTCTGAGAGTCGTAATAGACGCTTTTTGAGTTCGAAATTGAGTGATCGGAGGAGTGTAAAGGAAGAGAATGAGCTTATTTGGTGGCCGCCGGAGCCGGTGATGGAGCTTGCTCGGTTATCTGTTGACTCTGGTGGTGATACTGCCGCTATACAAAGGACTCTTGATCCGACTGTCATCCCTGTGAGTTttcatttctcatttttaactgtTATTGTTTACCTTCTTTTGTCATGAAGGCATACATGTTAAGTTTCTAAAACAGATAAATGATAAATGCACAAGGATATGTACATTTTTGGCTTTTTATAATGCCTCGGGGTGTCTGATCGATAAAGGGTGTTGATAATCAAACGCACGCTAACATGGCTGGAATTTTAATTGGTGCACTCTTTGTACAATATTATTACATGCAATGTTTGAACTATCAAACCTTTAACTTGTGTAAATGAATGAATTTCGGCAAAAAAGGAGATAGTTTTAGCAAGTGATGTCTATCTAAAAACTTCATAGAGGCCGTTACTAATAGGGTCTGTAAGTCACTAGCAATTTGTTGAATTGCCCTCATTCACTTCTCTTTCTCAGCTATTTTTGACAGTAAGTGCATCCTCTCCAATGTGCAGGTTCCTGACATTGAAGGATCAAATGAAGACCGGTGTGAACTTACTAGAACTCCTTATGGGAGACTTTTTATTAATGAGGTTAGCATTAACATGGAACTTCTAGATCCTCTTGAAATGAGGATTTCTGATTGCCAGTTAATGTTGAGTTAAATTGTTGTTTTGTAGGAGATAAATTCATACCTTGAGTTTTTGTTTGAAATGATTGTTGCTCGAGGACCCAGTGTAGGGCTGAATGTATCATTATCGCGCTTTGACTTCTTTCATGGTCATGTCTTTCTTGCCAGAGAATCTGGAAGGCTTGGGATTTTGTAAGTTGACATGAACCTTCACCATCTTGTGTGCACGTGAAACAAATGGTGCTTCTATTGCTCTAGAGTTCCACAAAAGTCTGGCCCTAAGAACTCTTCATTGTAAATGAACAAGGAAATAGAATCAGATTTGCACATAATTACTTAGCTAATCGGATATTTGGAAGGATGTTTTTCTTTCAAGTGTTTCTTTTGCTGCTTCTGTtggtaaatgataaaattaagagaaaaatggagaagaaacctGTTTACCTGTTGGAAAAATATGATGTATGTTACATCTAaattgattcggttgcatgtctataGCCTGACTCTTCAATCCATCTAAATAGCAGCAGGGCGATAATAAACACAGATTTAGTAGAATCGAAACATTCCTGctacaagtaaaataaaaaggcaGTCTGATCGGGTTTCTGTGGATTTTGTGTGTTAGTGTAAATTCAACCATAATTGTTGTATTTTCTTGAGTATCTTTAGTTGTCTTATATATCCTATTCCGTTGTTTGGAGCCCTAAGGGCCAAAGGCATGTCACTTCTAATTCAACTTGAATTATCGACCTGTTCAAGACTTGGAAGCTGTAATATGCTTATTCACTATAGTTCGACtgtaaatctttatttttttttgcttaatcTTCCAGTTCTAGACATAGCTATCATCTAGCAATTGTGGTTTTCAGTAAGCTAATGGTTTATCAAGATGGATAAATCCACAATTAAAGTGAATCCTATTGATAGTGCTTTTCAGTAAACTGATGTTAATACGTTTACTTTAGGTCTTATGTTTTCTAGGAGTATTTTGATCTAGTCAGAATTTGTATATCAGTTGGAAATATAGGAACTTCATGtgctttctattttttattttgtattatattgtttCAGGATGAGCTTAAATGGGTGACATGATTGATGAGGATTTATATAGTGATCCCAACTTGCTTATGATTTAGGCACAATTGTTGTTTCTTGTTGTCATTTGTGTGTGAGATGTTCATGAGGTTAAAGGATGCAAACAATTTTCCAGGTTTCATGCCAAGGAGTATCCAGCATATGATAAGGAAGTCTTCCCTTGCAACATGGGCTACTGCCAGATAGGTATCTTTGCACCTTAACCATTTCCTGTGAGATAAACTGAATGTTCAGAATTGGACTGTATCAGATTTTGTTTACCGTCAGCAGTCTTCAGTGTTTCTAACCTTGCAaatttgatattatgattatCAAAAAGACAATAATGGTGTTCTTTATACTCATCTTAGTTTTTTTTGTTCTCAGGATCTAATGTCTCTTATGATGATTCAATGAATTTGCGAAACATATTGTGGCTAGCTCCATTATCTAGCAGCTCCACAAAAGAATGGTTGGCACCAGGTATGTGTCTTTGATGTGCCTGGAGGACCCATTCCCTAAAAGGAGAAAAACAAGCAGTTCTCAAATTACACTTGTAGTGGAATGTTTTCCAGTGCAGTGTACTTTCCTGCCCAGACCATATTAAAGAAGCATCTGTCTACGACTTGCATTCTCTTATTTGACCTATTTTCTTCTTTGTCCTTTTTtagggagttttttttttttttttgtgtgtgtgtgtNNNNNNNNNNNNNNNNNNNNNNNNNNNNNNNNNNNNNNNNNNNNNNNNNNNNNNNNNNNNNNNNNNNNNNNNNNNNNNNNNNNNNNNNNNNNNNNNNNNNNNNNNNNNNNNNNNNNNNNNNNNNNNNNNNNNNNNNNNNNNNNNNNNNNNNNNNNNNNNNNNNNNNNNNNNNNNNNNNNNNNNNNNNNNNNNNNNNNNNNNNNNNNNNNNNNNNNNNNNNNNNNNNNNNNNNNNNNNNNNNNNNNNNNNNNNNNNNNNNNNNNNNNNNNNNNNNNNNNNNNNNNNNNNNNNNNNNNNNNNNNNNNNNNNNNNNNNNNNNNNNNNNNNNNNNNNNNNNNNNNNNNNNNNNNNNNNNNNNNNNNNNNNNNNNNNNNNNNNNNNNNNNNNNNNNNNNNNNNNNNNNNNNNNNNNNNNNNNNNNNNNNNNNNNNNNNNNNNNNNNNNNNNNNNNNNNNNNNNNNNNNNNNNNNNNNNNNNNNNNNNNNNNNNNNNNNNNNNNNNNNNNNNNNNNNNNNNNNNNNNNNNNNNNNNNNNNNNNNNNNNNNNNNNNNNNNNNNNNNNNNNNNNNNNNNNNNNNNNNNNNNNNNNNNNNNNNNNNNNNNNNNNNNNNNNNNNNNNNNNNNNNNNNNNNNNNNNNNNNNNNNNNNNNNNNNNNNNNNNNNNNNNNNNNNNNNNNNNNNNNNNNNNNNNNNNNNNNNNNNNNNNNNNNNNNNNNNNNNNNNNNNNNNNNNNNNNNNNNNNNNNNNNNNNNNNNNNNNNNNNNNNNNNNNNNNNNNNNNNNNNNNNNNNNNNNNNNNNNNNNNNNNNNNNNNNNNNNNNNNNNNNNNNNNNNNNNNNNNNNNNNNNNNNNNNNNNNNNNNNNNNNNNNNNNNNNNNNNNNNNNNNNNNNNNNNNNNNNNNNNNNNNNNNNNNNNNNNNNNNNNNNNNNNNNNNNNNNNNNNNNNNNNNNNNNNNNNNNNNNNNNNNNNNNNNNNNNNNNNNNNNNNNNNNNNNNNNNNNNNNNNNNNNNNNNNNNNNNNNNNNNNNNNNNNNNNNNNNNNNNNNNNNNNNNNNNNNNNNNNNNNNNNNNNNNNNNNNNNNNNNNNNNNNNNNNNNNNNNNNNNNNNNNNNNNNNNNNNNNNNNNNNNNNNNNNNNNNNNNNNNNNNNNNNNNNNNNNNNNNNNNNNNNNNNNNNNNNNNNNNNNNNNNNNNNNNNNNNNNNNNNNNNNNNNNNNNNNNNNNNNNNNNNNNNNNNNNNNNNNNNNNNNNNNNNNNNNNNNNNNNNNNNNNNNNNNNNNNNNNNNNNNNNNNNNNNNNNNNNNNNNNNNNNNNNNNNNNNNNNNNNNNNNNNNNNNNNNNNNNNNNNNNNNNNNNNNNNNNNNNNNNNNNNNNNNNNNNNNNNNNNNNNNNNNNNNNNNNNNNNNNNNNNNNNNNNNNNNNNNNNNNNNNNNNNNNNNNNNNNNNNNNNNNNNNNNNNNNNNNNNNNNNNNNNNNNNNNNNNNNNNNNNNNNNNNNNNNNNNNNNNNNNNNNNNNNNNNNNNNNNNNNNNNNNNNNNNNNNNNNNNNNNNNNNNNNNNNNNNNNNNNNNNNNNNNNNNNNNNNNNNNNNNNNNNNNNNNNNNNNNNNNNNNNNNNNNNNNNNNNNNNNNNNNNNNNNNNNNNNNNNNNNNNNNNNNNNNNNNNNNNNNNNNNNNNNNNNNNNNNNNNNNNNNNNNNNNNNNNNNNNNNNNNNNNNNNNNNNNNNNNNNNNNNNNNNNNNNNNNNNNNNNNNNNNNNNNNNNNNNNNNNNNNNNNNNNNNNNNNNNNNNNNNNNNNNNNNNNNNNNNNNNNNNNNNNNNNNNNNNNNNNNNNNNNNNNNNNNNNNNNNNNNNNNNNNNNNNNNNNNNNNNNNNNNNNNNNNNNNNNNNNNNNNNNNNNNNNNNNNNNNNNNNNNNNNNNNNNNNNNNNNNNNNNNNNNNNNNNNNNNNNNNNNNNNNNNNNNNNNNNNNNNNNNNNNNNNNNNNNNNNNNNNNNNNNNNNNNNNNNNNNNNNNNNNNNNNNNNNNNNNNNNNNNNNNNNNNNNNNNNNNNNNNNNNNNNNNNNNNNNNNNNNNNNNNNNNNNNNNNNNNNNNNNNNNNNNNNNNNNNNNNNNNNNNNNNNNNNNNNNNNNNNNNNNNNNNNNNNNNNNNNNNNNNNNNNNNNNNNNNNNNNNNNNNNNNNNNNNNNNNNNNNNNNNNNNNNNNNNNNNNNNNNNNNNNNNNNNNNNNNNNNNNNNNNNNNNNNNNNNNNNNNNNNNNNNNNNNNNNNNNNNNNNNNNNNNNNNNNNNNNNNNNNNNNNNNNNNNNNNNNNNNNNNNNNNNNNNNNNNNNNNNNNNNNNNNNNNNNNNNNNNNNNNNNNNNNNNNNNNNNNNNNNNNNNNNNNNNNNNNNNNNNNNNNNNNNNNNNNNNNNNNNNNNNNNNNNNNNNNNNNNNNNNNNNNNNNNNNNNNNNNNNNNNNNNNNNNNNNNNNNNNNNNNNNNNNNNNNNNNNNNNNNNNNNNNNNNNNNNNNNNNNNNNNNNNNNNNNNNNNNNNNNNNNNNNNNNNNNNNNNNNNNNNNNNNNNNNNNNNNNNNNNNNNNNNNNNNNNNNNNNNNNNNNNNNNNNNNNNNNNNNNNNNNNNNNNNNNNNNNNNNNNNNNNNNNNNNNNNNNNNNNNNNNNNNNNNNNNNNNNNNNNNNNNNNNNNNNNNNNNNNNNNNNNNNNNNNNNNNNNNNNNNNNNNNNNNNNNNNNNNNNNNNNNNNNNNNNNNNNNNNNNNNNNNNNNNNNNNNNNNNNNNNNNNNNNNNNNNNNNNNNNNNNNNNNNNNNNNNNNNNNNNNNNNNNNNNNNNNNNNNNNNNNNNNNNNNNNNNNNNNNNNNNNNNNNNNNNNNNNNNNNNNNNNNNNNNNNNNNNNNNNNNNNNNNNNNNNNNNNNNNNNNNNNNNNNNNNNNNNNNNNNNNNNNNNNNNNNNNNNNNNNNNNNNNNNNNNNNNNNNNNNNNNNNNNNNNNNNNNNNNNNNNNNNNNNNACGTTCACACATCACCCAGATTTCCTCTTGATTTCCCTTTGACAAACAAACTCACTGTCTGGAACTTTTCTtgactttatttttaaataaaatctttgaattcTCTTTGGCTAAAGTAGCAGAAATAGGGACATGATGTTGTTGAACTTGAATTTATAAGAAAGGTGACCAACTGATATGTCCACATTCCCTTTTCTGTAATTTCAGAAATGTCTACCAACTTTGCTTTATAGATCTTTCTTAGCAGAGTTCGACCTCTCTTTTTGTCTTACCCTTATGTTTGTCCGTGTTTCTTGAGTATTGTTTCTCAGTATCTTGACATAATTCTCCATCTTCTAAGCCTCATAGAGCAGTGGAACGAGTTTGCTGTTAAATACTTGTCCTGATAAGCAACCGTAAACTGAGTATCGATTGTCTGCAAGAAAATATTGCTTTATTAATACAATAAGGTGCTAGATTGCTGAAAGTTGTGAAAGATATTAGGGAATCCAGTCATAAGTTGTCATGAGTGTGTTATTGTCATGGGTTCTTAACGAAATATTTATCCTAAAGTTTAGTTCTTTAACCAACTTTTTTCGGTGGATCTCTTTCCACAACTTCACATTATTAATTTCCTGTTGTTTCGATGGTGTGATGGTGGAAGTTCTTTGTAATTCTCTGGGTGATGATGAGTGAAGGCGTCTTCTTGTTTAAGATGTGGTTGCCAATTCATTCAATTTGTCTTGCAAGCGTCAATAAAAACTGTTTTTTgcctataaatagaagagcttTCAGCTCATTTTAGGAATATAAGAACACCAATACAACTCAAATGGCTAAgaaaccccaaactcttagatatcccaaatttggcttatgacctttccacaactcaaaaggcattaatttggtctttttaagaggcacacgattcaacacataacaagcagttaaaagagcttcaccccaaaaactttaaggtgcacaagactcaattaacacgacattagttaactcaaccaaagttctattcttcctttccgTTACACCGTTAGATGCAGGAGAATAAggagtagtttcatgaattataaccaatgatctaacaaaaaaattgaaCTCAATTGACTCATATTCACGGCCTTTATcgcttcttattctttttatttttctattaaactgattttcaacttcatggaggAAAGTTCTAAAATTCTCAAgagcatcacttttatttttcattaagtaaacatatgtaaacttagaaaaatcatcaatgaaagtgataaaatatctatttcctccACAAGTTAAAATTTcaccaagttcacaaatatcaatatgaattaattctaataattcagtttctctttcaacttgaaaatggggcctttttgtgattttggctCTACAAGCCTGACATTTTTCAAAGTTCCTTTTGATCACTGTAATTAATCCTAAACCACTCATGATTCCCACATAACGctcatttatatgacacaaacgagcatgccaaaaattagtGGAAGAAAGCATGTAAAtagaagtagatgttttattcatttcaacactCAATTTGAACATGCCATCACATGCATAACCTTTTCCCACAAAAacatttttcttaacaatcacatactgatcagattcaataatctgtttgaagccttctttattaagaagaaaaccaGACGTCAAATTTTTTCTCATAAaaggagtataaagtacatcttttaagattAATACCGTTTCAGAAGTAAACCTCAACTCGACATCtcccattccaagtacttgagttgcGTGTGACTCTCCAAGCATGATGGTTTTGGGCGCCTCAAAATTTGCATATTTTTTAAACCAGTCTTTGTCATAACCTAAGTTGCTCAggctctccaaaaatgttgccgcacccgtgtcggatcctttaaaaatacactatttttggaggatccgacacgcacccgtagacatttttgaagagtccaagcaacttaggTCATAACAGACATGATTGTTTGCACCAGAGTCAGCCCACCATCCATCAACATTCTCCACCATGTTAATGTCACTGCCACAAATGGTTCTTCGGTAACGTTTGCCTGAGGTGTAGGCCCAAGTTTCCGAAATTTGCAAAATCGAGCAATATGCCCACTCTTGCCACAGACAAAGCACGGTCCTTTttgtacatgttgattttttgctTGAGATGGCAGGAAtactttcataaacttttgaacgagGAGGAggacagaggcattgagttagggGAGCTGGC contains:
- the LOC107839617 gene encoding uncharacterized protein LOC107839617 isoform X1; this encodes MSHPLFTFKFAFFFSLSLATSYTVTSTSTFSSFRKLKLPSSSPVPKACAADLLALLGPPQQASAVNSQEARQLRSCFKFLVPLTPSSESRNRRFLSSKLSDRRSVKEENELIWWPPEPVMELARLSVDSGGDTAAIQRTLDPTVIPVPDIEGSNEDRCELTRTPYGRLFINEEINSYLEFLFEMIVARGPSVGLNVSLSRFDFFHGHVFLARESGRLGILFHAKEYPAYDKEVFPCNMGYCQIGSNVSYDDSMNLRNILWLAPLSSSSTKEWLAPGVLVVLDAHPTGIIYKDLIPEYVQIARTLYEDDFGDVAFDVNYLNTGGETPKFQIFIC
- the LOC107839617 gene encoding uncharacterized protein LOC107839617 isoform X2, giving the protein MSHPLFTFKFAFFFSLSLATSYTVTSTSTFSSFRKLKLPSSSPVPKACAADLLALLGPPQQASAVNSQEARQLRSCFKFLVPLTPSSESRNRRFLSSKLSDRRSVKEENELIWWPPEPVMELARLSVDSGGDTAAIQRTLDPTVIPVPDIEGSNEDRCELTRTPYGRLFINEEINSYLEFLFEMIVARGPSVGLNVSLSRFDFFHGHVFLARESGRLGILFHAKEYPAYDKEVFPCNMGYCQIGSNVSYDDSMNLRNILWLAPLSSSSTKEWLAPDPLTKALAREKVWSTSRGMRLKPIKS